One region of uncultured Methanolobus sp. genomic DNA includes:
- a CDS encoding virulence RhuM family protein, with product MSKSSKKLIRNSTAEFLIFTGQAGEQSIEVRYEDETIWLSQKMMATLFEVHVATINQHLKNCYAHSEINKNETIRNFLIVQTEGGRKVKRSIDFYNLDAIISVGYRVNSIRATQFRQWATRVLHDFAIRGYVLDKKRMENGSFLNEDYFEHLLEEIREIRLSERRFYQKITDIYATSVDYNKNAPTTKAFFARVQNKLHFAIHGHTAAELIVERADSTKTNMGLSIWENAPDGKILKSDVSVAKNYLAKGELESLGRIVNAYLDLAEERARRRIPMTMEDWAKRLDKFLEFDDRDILHDSAKITADTAKEHAESEFQKYRIVQDRMFESDFDRMIKNLPKNPKSEE from the coding sequence ATGAGCAAGAGTAGTAAGAAGTTGATCCGTAACAGCACTGCGGAATTTCTCATCTTTACCGGACAGGCTGGCGAACAGAGCATTGAAGTAAGATACGAAGATGAGACGATCTGGCTATCCCAGAAAATGATGGCAACTCTGTTTGAAGTACATGTCGCGACAATAAATCAACATTTAAAAAATTGCTATGCACATTCTGAAATTAATAAAAATGAAACTATTAGGAATTTCCTAATAGTTCAAACTGAGGGTGGCCGCAAAGTCAAAAGATCAATTGATTTCTATAATCTTGATGCCATAATTTCTGTGGGGTACAGAGTTAATTCAATACGAGCAACACAGTTTCGCCAGTGGGCTACCAGAGTTTTGCACGACTTCGCCATCAGAGGCTATGTTCTGGACAAAAAGCGTATGGAAAATGGTTCATTCCTTAACGAGGATTATTTTGAGCATCTTCTTGAGGAAATTCGGGAAATCAGACTCAGTGAGAGACGGTTTTATCAGAAGATCACAGATATTTACGCCACCAGTGTGGATTACAATAAGAATGCACCGACAACTAAGGCATTTTTTGCAAGAGTACAGAACAAGTTGCATTTTGCCATTCATGGACACACAGCAGCCGAACTTATTGTAGAGCGGGCAGACAGTACTAAAACTAACATGGGGCTTAGTATCTGGGAAAATGCACCAGATGGTAAGATTTTGAAGAGCGATGTTTCAGTTGCGAAAAATTATCTTGCAAAAGGTGAACTGGAATCATTAGGACGTATCGTTAACGCCTATCTGGATCTGGCGGAGGAAAGGGCACGAAGAAGAATACCAATGACAATGGAAGATTGGGCTAAACGTCTGGATAAGTTCCTTGAGTTTGATGATCGGGATATTCTTCATGACAGCGCAAAAATTACTGCCGATACCGCTAAAGAACATGCTGAGAGTGAGTTCCAGAAATACCGCATTGTGCAGGATCGGATGTTTGAATCAGATTTTGACAGGATGATCAAGAATCTGCCAAAGAATCCAAAGTCAGAGGAATAA
- a CDS encoding restriction endonuclease subunit S — MSGIKIKDIATVQMGYSFRSKLEVSENGNVTVIQMKDLLDNNTVDCTGLMKIDMQTPKEQHFARKGDLAFRSRGLINTSAVILKNPEKSIIAAPLIRIRVTNPETVLPEYLNWYISQTEAQRYLTSVQAGTSVNMIRSKQLEQMPVHLPSLSIQKNIVELAVLSAREQTILNTLAEKRDKYISALLMQLAKEDENDEKD, encoded by the coding sequence GTGAGTGGTATAAAAATCAAAGATATCGCAACAGTACAAATGGGATATTCATTCAGATCGAAACTTGAAGTATCTGAAAATGGGAATGTCACAGTCATCCAGATGAAAGACCTGCTTGATAATAATACTGTAGATTGCACCGGATTGATGAAAATTGATATGCAGACTCCAAAAGAACAACATTTTGCCCGAAAAGGAGACCTGGCATTCAGGTCAAGAGGACTAATTAACACTTCTGCTGTCATCCTGAAAAATCCTGAAAAATCTATTATTGCTGCTCCTTTGATAAGGATAAGAGTTACAAATCCTGAAACTGTTTTGCCAGAATATTTGAACTGGTATATTAGCCAGACCGAGGCCCAGCGGTATCTGACTTCTGTGCAGGCAGGGACCTCAGTTAACATGATCAGAAGCAAACAACTGGAACAAATGCCTGTTCACCTACCTTCTTTGAGTATCCAGAAAAACATAGTTGAGCTGGCAGTATTGTCCGCCAGGGAACAGACAATATTGAATACACTGGCCGAAAAGAGAGATAAGTACATTTCAGCATTATTAATGCAGCTTGCAAAAGAGGACGAGAATGATGAAAAAGATTGA
- a CDS encoding restriction endonuclease subunit S → MKLPDGWRKERLSNISIIQTGIAKNQNNIENSIELPYLRVANVQEGFFDLNEIKTIRIPHEKIKRYKLISGDVLLTEGGDFDKLGRGAVWYEQIKDCVHQNHIFVVRPNNKHIISEFLSAQTGSTYGKKYFISCSKQSTNLASINSTQLKAFPVILPPLPEQKAIADLLSTWDETIEITERLIQAKEKQFKGNTQKLIDLRCTEWTHIKPKNMFDLITEKNHPNEELLSVTQDQGVIPRDMLKGRVMSPDGTTASYKHIKPGDFVISLRSFQGGIEYSKYQGIISPAYTVLRPKIKMDTDFYQIFFKTYIFIEKYLNLAVIGIRDGKQISIPDFLSIKIPLPPLEEQKRIAETLSVTQQEIDILKQLAEKYKTQKRGLMQKMLTGEWRVMSDVVKSYEENTKHQSAPEKWHSVGAEFNAHCE, encoded by the coding sequence ATGAAATTACCTGATGGATGGAGAAAAGAACGTTTGAGTAATATATCAATCATTCAGACAGGTATCGCAAAAAATCAAAATAATATCGAAAATTCGATAGAACTCCCATATCTACGTGTTGCCAATGTGCAGGAGGGATTTTTTGATCTTAATGAGATTAAAACTATCAGGATTCCACACGAAAAAATAAAACGTTATAAACTTATCAGCGGGGACGTTTTACTAACAGAAGGAGGAGATTTTGATAAATTAGGTAGAGGTGCTGTATGGTATGAACAAATTAAAGACTGTGTCCATCAAAACCATATTTTCGTAGTTAGACCTAATAATAAACACATTATTTCTGAGTTTCTTTCAGCACAAACAGGAAGCACTTATGGAAAAAAATACTTCATTAGTTGTTCAAAACAAAGTACAAATCTTGCCAGTATAAATTCAACGCAACTTAAAGCATTTCCTGTTATTCTTCCCCCACTCCCCGAACAAAAAGCCATTGCCGACTTACTATCTACATGGGATGAGACCATCGAGATAACTGAAAGACTGATCCAGGCAAAGGAGAAACAATTTAAAGGAAATACTCAAAAATTAATTGATCTGCGATGCACAGAATGGACGCACATTAAGCCAAAAAATATGTTTGATTTAATTACAGAAAAAAATCACCCAAATGAAGAACTACTTTCTGTAACTCAAGATCAAGGCGTAATTCCACGAGACATGCTGAAAGGTCGAGTTATGTCCCCCGATGGAACAACTGCTAGCTACAAACATATAAAACCGGGAGACTTTGTCATTAGCCTTCGTTCTTTTCAGGGCGGAATTGAGTATTCCAAATATCAGGGAATTATAAGCCCTGCATACACCGTTTTACGTCCTAAAATTAAGATGGACACAGATTTTTATCAGATTTTCTTTAAAACATACATATTCATTGAAAAATATCTGAATCTTGCAGTAATTGGAATCCGTGATGGAAAACAAATTAGTATTCCAGATTTTCTAAGCATCAAAATCCCACTCCCACCACTCGAAGAACAAAAACGAATTGCAGAAACTCTATCTGTCACCCAACAAGAAATAGACATACTCAAACAACTGGCAGAGAAGTACAAGACCCAGAAACGCGGCCTGATGCAGAAGATGCTTACAGGGGAGTGGCGGGTTATGTCTGATGTAGTGAAATCCTACGAGGAAAACACGAAACACCAAAGTGCCCCGGAGAAGTGGCACTCAGTGGGTGCCGAATTTAATGCACACTGCGAATGA
- a CDS encoding aconitase X catalytic domain-containing protein, with the protein MYLTPEEEKTLNGEYGESLQKAIEILVALGDIYGADKLIPVKSAQIAGVSYKTIGDAGLEWISDLEGKVKIPSVLNPAGMDIARWEEMGIEADFAKKQQEIIEAYAKLGIQTKCTCTPYYLEGFNVTLDDHIAWSESSAVSYANSVIGARTNREGGPSALSAALVGKTANYGYHLDEMREPVIAVEVDCELSGSDLGALGYVVGKEIGSRVPIFYMKNEPSKNEMKSLGAALAASGAVALYHIEGVTPEASRKTFTRPDEVIPVERKQVDEVYETNKDILSSEIITVGCPHCSVEELEEIAGLVDGKKLQKEMWVCTAREVAERHPDLVQKIEKSGAKVVCDTCMVVSPATNRYASITVNSGKALAYVPSMCKVAAKYASIEDCINEAGVVDEN; encoded by the coding sequence ATGTATCTTACACCTGAAGAAGAGAAAACACTAAATGGCGAATACGGAGAGAGTCTACAGAAAGCCATCGAAATACTGGTTGCACTTGGAGATATTTACGGTGCTGACAAACTTATTCCTGTAAAGAGCGCACAGATAGCCGGAGTATCTTATAAGACAATTGGCGATGCCGGGCTGGAGTGGATATCAGACCTTGAAGGAAAAGTGAAGATACCTTCCGTACTCAACCCTGCCGGCATGGATATTGCCAGATGGGAAGAGATGGGAATTGAAGCTGATTTTGCAAAGAAGCAGCAGGAAATAATTGAAGCCTATGCAAAACTGGGAATCCAGACTAAGTGCACATGCACACCATATTATCTTGAAGGATTCAACGTCACACTTGACGACCATATCGCATGGAGTGAATCATCCGCTGTATCTTATGCTAATTCCGTAATCGGCGCAAGGACAAACCGTGAAGGTGGTCCTTCAGCACTCTCCGCCGCACTTGTAGGCAAGACTGCAAACTACGGATACCACCTTGATGAAATGAGAGAACCAGTGATCGCCGTGGAAGTTGATTGCGAACTTTCAGGCTCTGACCTTGGAGCACTCGGATATGTTGTGGGGAAAGAAATTGGAAGCAGAGTTCCAATATTCTACATGAAGAACGAGCCTTCAAAGAACGAGATGAAATCCCTCGGTGCAGCGCTTGCAGCATCCGGAGCTGTGGCACTTTATCATATCGAAGGTGTGACACCTGAAGCTTCCAGAAAGACATTTACAAGACCTGATGAAGTCATTCCTGTTGAAAGAAAACAGGTTGATGAGGTCTATGAAACTAATAAGGACATACTGTCAAGTGAGATTATCACCGTTGGATGCCCACACTGTTCTGTTGAAGAACTGGAAGAAATAGCAGGACTTGTCGATGGGAAGAAACTGCAAAAGGAAATGTGGGTCTGCACTGCAAGGGAAGTTGCTGAAAGGCATCCCGATCTAGTACAGAAAATAGAGAAAAGCGGTGCGAAAGTCGTATGTGATACCTGCATGGTGGTTTCACCTGCCACAAACAGGTACGCTTCTATAACCGTGAACTCAGGAAAGGCACTTGCATACGTTCCAAGTATGTGTAAGGTAGCTGCAAAGTATGCGAGTATTGAGGACTGCATTAACGAGGCAGGTGTTGTCGATGAAAATTAA
- a CDS encoding TIGR04013 family B12-binding domain/radical SAM domain-containing protein: MDVCFRWNKKNTYSFAALAPLVPEALKVKKPQDGVMIYSFATRQKDFIFNEIEKADTESIFIAGGPHPSGAPDETLDFFDYVVIGEGEETLPELIDAIKSGKDISTVKGIAYRDNSGKNIITEKREPVDLDKYPCFDPDIVMSPLEISRGCPFRCRYCQTPRLFGNKMRHRSIDNIVKYARHYRDLRFTSSNSMAYGSDGIHPRFDKVEKLLSALKDTGARDIFFGTFPSEVRPEFVTNESLELITKYCTNSKVSLGAQSGSDRILREILRGHTVDDVVHSLELCFDHGITPMVDFMVGFPDETEEEQDMSLELIQWICKKGGNVHSHYLTPLPGTPYVDVKTSPVSKRYKKVMGKLALTGKATGTWE, encoded by the coding sequence ATGGATGTCTGCTTTCGCTGGAACAAGAAGAATACGTACAGTTTTGCTGCACTGGCACCTCTTGTGCCGGAGGCTTTGAAGGTCAAAAAGCCCCAAGATGGAGTAATGATATACAGCTTTGCCACCAGACAAAAGGATTTCATTTTTAACGAGATTGAAAAAGCAGACACCGAATCTATATTTATCGCAGGCGGCCCTCATCCTTCGGGAGCACCTGATGAAACTCTTGATTTTTTTGATTATGTGGTTATCGGCGAAGGCGAGGAGACTTTACCTGAACTTATTGATGCAATTAAATCAGGGAAAGATATTTCCACTGTAAAAGGAATAGCCTACAGGGACAATTCAGGAAAAAACATTATCACTGAAAAAAGGGAACCTGTTGACCTTGATAAATATCCATGTTTTGACCCGGACATAGTGATGTCACCTCTTGAAATCAGCAGAGGATGTCCTTTCAGGTGCAGATACTGTCAGACTCCCCGGCTTTTTGGAAATAAAATGAGGCATAGAAGTATTGACAACATTGTGAAATATGCAAGACATTATCGTGATCTGAGATTCACGTCTTCAAATTCAATGGCATATGGAAGTGACGGGATTCATCCACGTTTTGATAAGGTGGAAAAACTCCTGTCAGCATTGAAGGATACAGGAGCCAGAGATATTTTCTTTGGGACATTCCCGTCAGAGGTCAGACCGGAATTTGTCACCAATGAGTCACTGGAACTTATCACAAAGTATTGCACAAACTCAAAAGTGAGTCTTGGTGCACAATCCGGAAGTGACAGAATCCTGAGAGAGATCCTCAGAGGGCACACCGTCGATGATGTTGTCCATAGTCTGGAACTTTGTTTTGATCATGGAATTACCCCTATGGTAGATTTCATGGTTGGTTTCCCGGATGAGACTGAAGAAGAGCAGGACATGAGTCTGGAACTTATTCAGTGGATTTGCAAAAAGGGAGGAAATGTGCATTCACATTATCTGACTCCACTTCCTGGAACTCCTTATGTTGATGTGAAAACATCGCCTGTTAGCAAGCGTTACAAAAAAGTAATGGGAAAACTTGCGCTGACAGGTAAGGCAACCGGTACATGGGAATGA
- a CDS encoding DUF126 domain-containing protein, protein MLSMKIKCRTISRGVAEGEVLLTNDAISFLGNVDPETGEVVEPQHELYGQSIAGKVLVFPHGKGSTVGSYVIYQLFKNSVAPAAMINLESEPIVAVGAIISEVPLVDRLEKDPYEVLKNGDRVIVNSTNAFVELKNE, encoded by the coding sequence GTGTTGTCGATGAAAATTAAATGCAGGACAATATCCAGAGGCGTTGCAGAAGGAGAAGTGCTTCTTACAAATGATGCGATCTCATTCCTTGGAAATGTAGACCCTGAAACCGGAGAGGTAGTTGAACCTCAGCACGAACTTTACGGTCAGTCAATTGCCGGAAAGGTCCTTGTTTTTCCTCATGGAAAAGGCTCCACTGTTGGTTCTTATGTCATATATCAGCTTTTCAAGAATAGTGTCGCTCCTGCTGCAATGATTAACCTTGAATCTGAACCTATCGTAGCTGTTGGAGCAATTATATCTGAAGTACCTCTTGTTGACAGGCTTGAAAAAGACCCATATGAAGTGCTGAAGAATGGTGACAGGGTTATCGTTAACAGCACAAATGCTTTTGTTGAGCTAAAGAACGAATAA
- a CDS encoding type I restriction-modification system subunit M gives MMKKIEQKDVNNAAWAACDTFRGVVDPAQYKDYILVMLFLKYISDVWQDHYESYKEQYGDDDARIRRKLERERFVLPVVRLVETDEEKGEETLLDEFPATYYSLYERRAAANIGELINIVLDHIEESNKSKLEGVFRNIDFNSEANLGKTKDRNRRLKQLLEDFHKQQLNMKPSLVSEDVIGNTYIYLIERFASDSGKKAGEFFTPSKVTELVAMLTKPKPGDRICDPACGSGGLLIQAGRQVGSRDFALFGQESNGSTWALCRMNMFLHSFDSARVEWCDTLNSPLLVEDDRLMKFNCVVANPPFSLDKWGAENAESDRYNRFWRGVPPKSKGDWAFISHMVEVALEKEGRVAVVVPHGVLFRGAKEGQIRRKMIEENLLDAVIGLPGNLFPTTNIPVAILVFDRSREKDGAREDCKDVLFIDASREFVSGKNQNTLSDEHLTRIMEVYDSREDVDKYAHVADFAEIKENDFNLNIPRYVDTFEEEEEIDIDAVQQEIDNLEKELAEVRVKMAEKLREIQR, from the coding sequence ATGATGAAAAAGATTGAACAGAAAGATGTCAATAATGCAGCCTGGGCTGCATGCGACACGTTCAGGGGAGTCGTTGACCCTGCACAATACAAAGATTATATCCTTGTTATGCTGTTCCTGAAATACATATCCGATGTATGGCAGGACCATTATGAGTCATACAAAGAACAATACGGAGATGATGATGCCCGGATTAGACGCAAGCTGGAACGAGAAAGATTTGTTCTTCCGGTTGTCAGATTAGTCGAAACAGATGAGGAAAAAGGAGAAGAGACCTTACTGGATGAATTCCCTGCTACCTATTACAGCCTTTATGAACGCAGAGCTGCAGCGAACATTGGGGAATTGATCAATATTGTCCTTGACCATATTGAAGAATCGAACAAGAGCAAACTTGAGGGAGTTTTCCGAAACATTGACTTTAACAGTGAAGCGAATCTGGGAAAAACAAAGGACAGGAACAGGCGTTTGAAACAGCTTCTTGAAGATTTCCACAAACAACAGTTGAACATGAAGCCAAGCCTTGTTTCAGAAGATGTTATCGGAAATACATACATTTACCTGATAGAAAGGTTTGCTTCAGATTCCGGCAAAAAGGCTGGAGAGTTCTTTACCCCGTCAAAAGTTACGGAACTTGTTGCCATGCTGACAAAGCCAAAACCGGGGGATCGTATATGTGACCCTGCATGCGGTTCAGGTGGTCTTTTGATACAGGCTGGCAGACAGGTAGGTAGTCGTGATTTTGCCCTTTTCGGGCAGGAATCGAATGGCAGTACATGGGCACTATGCCGGATGAATATGTTCCTGCATAGTTTTGACAGTGCCCGCGTCGAGTGGTGTGACACGCTGAACAGCCCGCTTCTGGTCGAGGACGACCGTTTGATGAAGTTCAATTGTGTTGTTGCCAATCCACCTTTCTCACTGGATAAATGGGGTGCGGAGAATGCGGAAAGCGACCGATATAACAGATTCTGGCGTGGAGTTCCCCCTAAAAGCAAGGGAGACTGGGCATTCATCAGCCACATGGTTGAAGTGGCACTGGAAAAGGAAGGACGTGTGGCTGTGGTTGTTCCTCACGGAGTTCTTTTCAGGGGAGCTAAGGAAGGTCAGATACGCAGGAAGATGATCGAGGAGAATCTGCTTGACGCTGTTATCGGCCTGCCGGGAAACCTGTTCCCGACAACTAATATTCCCGTAGCCATACTGGTATTTGACCGCTCACGGGAAAAGGATGGAGCCAGAGAGGACTGCAAGGATGTTCTTTTCATCGATGCCAGCAGGGAGTTTGTTTCCGGCAAGAACCAGAACACACTTTCGGATGAGCACCTGACAAGAATCATGGAAGTGTATGATTCCAGAGAGGATGTGGATAAATACGCCCATGTGGCTGACTTTGCCGAGATAAAGGAGAACGATTTCAACCTGAACATCCCCCGTTATGTTGATACATTCGAGGAGGAAGAAGAGATCGATATCGATGCTGTCCAGCAGGAGATCGATAATCTGGAAAAAGAGCTGGCAGAGGTTAGAGTGAAGATGGCTGAGAAGTTGAGGGAGATTCAGCGATGA
- a CDS encoding YkgJ family cysteine cluster protein, whose protein sequence is MKIIPATEKQLEAVKDEFHGVKDYPTEELISIIQEVGFECDFCARCCTRQFNDHVFLLNEDAIRMKQIDNDCMEPAPYFELCDQQGRFYVSGYALKAKEDGSCIFLNEDKRCKIYDQRPTICSLYPYMLHREPDEDGNVDWRQISGLNQHGCYHIDISDDEASEIADQIKSYETSYLSQLIEFFKKAEEHFSKNKLKHVQGVYDREMRKFNKGGEIAVFVYYNGEFVGQSFKR, encoded by the coding sequence ATGAAAATAATCCCGGCAACTGAGAAACAGCTGGAAGCAGTAAAAGATGAGTTTCATGGAGTGAAAGATTATCCTACTGAAGAGCTCATATCTATTATACAGGAAGTTGGTTTTGAATGTGATTTCTGTGCCCGCTGTTGTACAAGGCAGTTCAATGACCATGTCTTCCTTCTTAATGAAGATGCCATTAGAATGAAACAGATAGATAATGATTGCATGGAACCTGCACCATATTTTGAGTTATGCGATCAGCAAGGCCGTTTCTATGTATCCGGCTATGCACTAAAAGCAAAAGAAGATGGTTCATGTATTTTCCTCAATGAAGATAAGAGATGTAAGATATATGATCAACGCCCCACAATTTGCAGCCTTTATCCCTACATGCTTCATCGCGAGCCGGATGAAGACGGCAATGTAGACTGGAGGCAGATAAGCGGTCTTAACCAGCACGGTTGCTATCATATTGATATTAGTGACGATGAAGCAAGTGAGATTGCAGATCAGATCAAATCATACGAAACCAGTTATCTTTCCCAGCTAATTGAGTTCTTCAAAAAAGCAGAGGAACACTTCAGCAAGAATAAACTGAAACACGTTCAGGGTGTCTACGACAGGGAAATGAGGAAATTCAACAAAGGCGGAGAAATTGCAGTATTTGTCTATTATAATGGTGAATTCGTAGGGCAGAGTTTCAAAAGATAA
- a CDS encoding DUF5350 domain-containing protein, protein MGKTGSIEWSKVKGRKGRTIKVPKCREGKAHPGPAQRYTSSGAKRRFLSRSPKSIVR, encoded by the coding sequence ATGGGTAAGACAGGCAGCATTGAATGGTCAAAGGTAAAAGGACGCAAAGGAAGAACAATCAAGGTACCAAAGTGCAGGGAAGGAAAGGCACATCCGGGACCAGCACAGAGATACACCTCATCCGGTGCTAAGAGAAGATTCCTTAGCAGATCCCCGAAGTCAATTGTAAGGTGA
- the thsA gene encoding thermosome subunit alpha, producing the protein MAGQMAGQPIFILREGSQRTRGREAQSNNIMAAKAVAEAVRTTLGPKGMDKMLVDSLGDVVITNDGATILKEMDIEHPAAKMIVEVSKTQDDEVGDGTTTAAVIAGELLKKAEELIEQDVHPTIIASGYRMASEKASEIIKALAKSVTRENRDILLNISGTAMTGKGAEATKEVLANISVAAITSIVDEDNKVDMDNIKVEKKVGARIEESELIEGMIIDKERVHTNMPKKVANAKIALINTAIELKDTEVDAEISITSPEMLQSFLDQEEKMIKDLVDKVVGSGANVVFCQKGIDDMAQHYLAKAGVFAIRRVKKSDMQKLARATGGKLITNVDEITDADMGKADLVEEKKIGGDPMTFVTGCDNPKAVSILLRGGTEHVIDNIERALNDSLRVVGVAIEDEKLVAGGGSPEVEVALRLQEYAATLSGREQLAVKAFAEALEVVPRTLAENAGLDPIDMLMELRAHHEKGVKTAGLNVYEGKVIDMWEAGVVEPLRIKTQAINSAAESAVMILRIDDIIASKQGPAGPSAEDMVPGMPPGGMPGMMDM; encoded by the coding sequence ATGGCAGGACAGATGGCAGGACAGCCAATTTTCATATTAAGAGAAGGAAGCCAGAGAACCAGAGGCAGAGAAGCACAGAGCAACAACATCATGGCTGCTAAAGCAGTCGCTGAAGCTGTAAGAACAACACTTGGTCCAAAAGGTATGGACAAGATGCTTGTAGACAGCCTCGGAGATGTAGTAATTACAAACGATGGTGCAACCATCCTTAAGGAAATGGACATCGAGCACCCGGCAGCAAAGATGATCGTTGAAGTTTCCAAGACCCAGGACGACGAAGTTGGAGACGGAACAACAACAGCTGCTGTAATTGCTGGTGAACTCCTCAAGAAAGCAGAAGAGCTTATCGAGCAGGACGTACACCCAACAATCATCGCATCCGGTTACAGAATGGCTTCAGAAAAAGCTAGCGAGATCATTAAGGCACTTGCAAAATCAGTCACCAGAGAAAACAGGGATATACTCCTGAACATTTCCGGAACAGCAATGACCGGTAAGGGTGCAGAAGCAACAAAGGAAGTCCTTGCAAACATCTCAGTTGCTGCTATCACAAGCATTGTTGATGAAGACAACAAGGTCGACATGGACAATATTAAGGTAGAGAAGAAAGTCGGTGCACGTATCGAGGAATCCGAGCTTATCGAAGGTATGATCATCGACAAGGAACGCGTACACACCAATATGCCAAAGAAGGTAGCAAACGCAAAGATCGCACTCATCAACACAGCAATCGAACTCAAAGACACAGAAGTCGATGCTGAGATCTCAATCACATCCCCGGAGATGCTCCAGTCCTTCCTTGACCAGGAAGAAAAGATGATCAAGGATCTCGTTGACAAGGTAGTAGGCAGCGGTGCGAACGTCGTATTCTGCCAGAAGGGAATCGATGACATGGCACAGCACTACCTTGCAAAAGCAGGTGTTTTCGCAATCAGGCGTGTAAAGAAGAGTGACATGCAGAAACTTGCAAGAGCAACTGGTGGAAAACTTATCACAAATGTTGACGAGATCACAGATGCTGATATGGGTAAGGCAGACCTTGTAGAAGAGAAGAAGATCGGCGGCGACCCAATGACCTTCGTAACAGGCTGTGACAATCCAAAGGCAGTTTCAATTCTCCTCCGTGGCGGAACAGAGCACGTAATTGACAATATTGAGAGAGCACTTAATGACTCCCTCAGAGTAGTCGGCGTAGCAATCGAAGACGAGAAGCTCGTAGCTGGTGGCGGATCACCTGAAGTAGAGGTTGCACTCAGACTCCAGGAATACGCAGCAACACTCAGTGGAAGAGAGCAGCTTGCAGTCAAGGCATTCGCAGAGGCTCTTGAAGTAGTCCCAAGAACCCTTGCAGAGAATGCAGGTCTTGACCCAATAGACATGCTCATGGAGCTCCGTGCACACCACGAGAAGGGCGTAAAGACAGCAGGTCTTAATGTCTACGAAGGAAAGGTAATCGACATGTGGGAAGCTGGAGTCGTAGAGCCACTCAGGATAAAGACCCAGGCAATCAACTCAGCAGCAGAATCCGCAGTCATGATTCTCAGGATTGACGACATCATTGCATCCAAGCAGGGACCAGCAGGACCTTCAGCAGAAGACATGGTTCCAGGCATGCCACCTGGAGGAATGCCAGGTATGATGGATATGTAA